CGCCTCGTCGTAGTCCAGGTCGTCCTGCGTCAGGCGCGTGGCGAAGGTCTTGTAGGTCCAGAACTGGTAGATCAGCACGATGGGCACGAACACGGCGGCCACGCCGAGCATGATGGTCATGTTCAGTTCGCTGGCCGAGGCGTTGCGCGTGGTCAGGCTGTAGGCCGCGTCGATGGACGAGGGGATGAGCGCCGGGAAAAGCCCCACGATGCCGAAGAAGGTGCAGCCCAGGATGGTCGCGGCCGAGGCGAAGAAGGCCTTCCACCACGCGCGCGCGCCGATGAAGACCCGCATGGAGACGAGCCCCGCCACGGCGACCAGCGGCACGAGCAGAAGCACCGGGTTTTCCAGGTAGTTGGCGTAGAGGTTCGTAGACACGGCGGTCATGACCAGGAACCCCAGGACTACAAAGACCAGCACGGGCCAAAGCACGGTGGCGGCCGTGCGCGCTCTGGCGTGCAGTTCGCCACCGCTGCGGATGCACAGCCAGATGGCGCCGTGCACCATGAAGAGCGTGAGGAAAAGCACGCCGCCAGCCAGGCCGTAGGGGTTCAAGAGGTCGAGGATACCCGCCCGGATGAAACCGTCCTCGGCCACGGGCAGCCCGGCGAAGATGTTGGCGAAGG
The genomic region above belongs to Alkalidesulfovibrio alkalitolerans DSM 16529 and contains:
- the cydB gene encoding cytochrome d ubiquinol oxidase subunit II; its protein translation is MLADIWFFLWGLLWAMYFVLDGFDLGAGTLMPFVAKSDDEKRTLLNAAGPFWDGNEVWLITAGGVTFAAFPQVYAAMFSGLYTALMLLLFALIVRAVSFEFRGKLDGPGWRKLWDGCQFVGSAAPAILLGVAFANIFAGLPVAEDGFIRAGILDLLNPYGLAGGVLFLTLFMVHGAIWLCIRSGGELHARARTAATVLWPVLVFVVLGFLVMTAVSTNLYANYLENPVLLLVPLVAVAGLVSMRVFIGARAWWKAFFASAATILGCTFFGIVGLFPALIPSSIDAAYSLTTRNASASELNMTIMLGVAAVFVPIVLIYQFWTYKTFATRLTQDDLDYDEAY